Proteins from one Vicinamibacteria bacterium genomic window:
- a CDS encoding UbiD family decarboxylase — protein sequence MGYKSLAACVADLERHGHLVRVREEVNPYLEMAEIQRRAYVAGAPALLFEQVKGCRFSCVSNLFGTLDRARFIFRDSLDAVKRIVQIKADPASAWRRPLTLAAAPFTAVSSLPRHVGRAPVLRHRARIEDLPHITSWPDDGGPFVTLPQVYTEHPDSPGVGSSNLGMYRIQLSGNRYRTGIEVGLHYQIHRGIGVHHAAAVRRGEPLRASVFVGGPPAHTLAAVMPLPEGLSELLFAGMLNRRRFRFARAGQYVVSADADFVITGSIDPERTLPEGPFGDHLGYYSLTHEFPVLEVEAVFHREGALWPFTVVGRPPQEDTSFGKLIHEITEPLVPVELPGVKAIHAVDAAGVHPLLLAIGSERYVPYGERVPQEILTCANALLGFGQCSLAKYLFIVAHEDDPALDVHDVEAFLRHALERVDLTRDLHFQTRTTIDTLDYSGTGLNAGSKLVIAAAGRKKRELATEAPDGLARARTVFPGVLVLETPRFRGYEEQEAEMEALSHRLSTAALEGFPLIVLVDDAEQAAESLRNFLWVTFTRSNPSHDVHGVESFSRHKHWGCQGPLIIDARLKPHHAPPLEEDPTVSKRVDALASRGKSLHGIL from the coding sequence ATGGGTTACAAGAGCCTCGCCGCCTGCGTCGCCGATCTCGAACGCCACGGACATCTCGTACGGGTTCGAGAAGAAGTGAATCCCTACCTCGAGATGGCGGAGATCCAGCGCCGGGCGTATGTTGCCGGTGCTCCCGCATTGCTGTTCGAGCAGGTCAAGGGGTGTCGATTCTCCTGCGTTTCCAACCTCTTCGGAACGCTGGATCGCGCCCGCTTCATCTTTCGCGACAGTCTCGACGCGGTCAAACGGATCGTCCAGATCAAGGCCGACCCGGCTTCTGCCTGGAGGCGACCACTCACTCTTGCAGCCGCTCCGTTCACGGCGGTCTCATCGCTTCCCCGACACGTCGGTCGGGCCCCGGTGCTTCGCCATCGAGCCCGAATCGAGGACCTTCCCCACATCACGAGCTGGCCCGATGACGGCGGCCCTTTCGTCACCCTTCCCCAGGTGTACACGGAGCATCCCGACAGCCCGGGCGTCGGATCCTCGAACCTGGGGATGTACCGCATCCAGCTATCCGGCAACCGCTATCGAACCGGCATCGAGGTCGGTCTCCACTATCAGATCCATCGCGGAATCGGCGTACATCACGCCGCCGCCGTCCGGCGTGGCGAGCCGCTTCGAGCGAGCGTTTTCGTGGGAGGCCCACCGGCACATACACTCGCCGCGGTGATGCCCTTGCCCGAAGGTCTGAGCGAGCTTCTGTTTGCCGGGATGCTCAACCGAAGGCGCTTTCGCTTCGCCCGAGCCGGCCAATACGTCGTCTCCGCGGACGCGGATTTCGTCATCACCGGCTCCATCGACCCCGAGCGTACGCTCCCCGAGGGTCCTTTTGGCGACCACCTCGGCTACTACAGCCTCACGCACGAGTTTCCCGTGCTCGAGGTCGAGGCGGTGTTTCACCGCGAGGGCGCACTCTGGCCATTCACCGTCGTGGGCCGGCCGCCTCAGGAGGATACGAGCTTTGGAAAACTCATCCACGAGATCACCGAGCCCCTGGTGCCGGTGGAACTGCCCGGGGTCAAGGCCATCCACGCGGTCGATGCCGCCGGGGTGCACCCCCTTCTACTCGCCATCGGAAGCGAGCGCTACGTGCCCTACGGCGAGCGAGTGCCTCAGGAGATTCTGACGTGCGCCAACGCTCTGCTGGGCTTCGGCCAGTGCTCGCTGGCAAAATACCTGTTCATCGTCGCCCACGAGGACGACCCAGCTCTCGACGTCCACGACGTCGAGGCGTTTCTGCGCCACGCGCTCGAGCGCGTGGACCTGACGCGCGACCTTCACTTTCAGACGCGAACGACGATCGACACCCTCGACTATTCCGGGACCGGGCTCAATGCGGGCTCGAAGCTGGTCATCGCCGCGGCGGGACGAAAGAAACGCGAGCTCGCCACCGAGGCACCGGACGGTCTCGCCCGTGCCCGGACGGTTTTTCCGGGGGTCCTCGTGCTCGAAACGCCGCGGTTCCGCGGCTACGAGGAACAGGAGGCCGAGATGGAGGCACTTTCCCATCGCCTCTCGACCGCGGCTCTCGAGGGATTCCCCCTCATCGTTCTGGTGGACGACGCCGAGCAGGCGGCCGAGAGTCTGCGCAACTTCCTGTGGGTCACGTTTACCCGGTCGAACCCGTCACATGACGTCCATGGTGTCGAGAGCTTCTCTCGGCACAAGCACTGGGGTTGCCAGGGACCGCTCATCATCGACGCGAGGCTGAAGCCCCATCACGCCCCGCCACTGGAGGAGGACCCCACCGTGTCGAAACGCGTCGACGCGCTCGCGAGCAGGGGGAAGAGCCTTCACGGTATTCTTTAG